From a region of the Euzebyales bacterium genome:
- a CDS encoding sortase gives MRGPERLARWVLVVGLVLATSTPIVWALMTPPHDAGALPVAEVTASPQPVTEDAGASSAAAREDGAIRRRGDVPAPDGIIVAAEPPPVTRSARIGDLGQAPPAIPERLRIPALDLASPIVAVGVEDGEMEVPEDVGDVGWYRHGPAPGEPGAAVIAGHVDSREQGRGAFFDVRRLDVGARIKVTDSAGHAQRFDVVARRTYDKASLPADTLFSRTGPSQLVLITCGGEFDRDAGTYRENVVIYAEPSSASG, from the coding sequence GTGCGCGGTCCTGAGCGACTCGCTCGGTGGGTGCTGGTGGTCGGCCTCGTGCTGGCCACCAGCACTCCCATTGTCTGGGCATTGATGACGCCACCGCACGATGCGGGGGCGCTGCCTGTGGCAGAGGTCACGGCATCGCCGCAGCCGGTCACCGAAGATGCGGGTGCAAGCTCCGCTGCGGCACGGGAGGACGGCGCCATACGGCGTCGGGGCGACGTCCCCGCCCCTGACGGCATCATCGTCGCGGCTGAGCCGCCTCCGGTCACCCGCTCCGCGCGCATCGGCGACCTCGGCCAGGCACCGCCCGCGATCCCCGAACGGCTGCGCATCCCCGCGCTCGACCTCGCTTCGCCGATCGTCGCCGTCGGGGTCGAGGACGGCGAGATGGAGGTGCCCGAGGACGTCGGCGACGTCGGCTGGTACCGCCACGGTCCCGCGCCCGGCGAACCCGGTGCCGCTGTGATCGCCGGCCACGTCGACTCCCGTGAGCAGGGCCGCGGCGCGTTCTTCGACGTGCGCCGCCTCGACGTCGGAGCGCGCATCAAGGTCACCGACAGCGCAGGCCACGCGCAGCGCTTCGATGTCGTCGCCCGCCGCACCTACGACAAGGCGAGCCTGCCTGCCGACACACTGTTCTCCCGCACCGGGCCGTCCCAGCTCGTGCTGATCACATGCGGGGGCGAATTCGACCGGGACGCGGGGACGTACCGCGAGAACGTCGTCATCTACGCCGAGCCGTCGTCCGCATCCGGGTGA
- a CDS encoding spore germination protein GerW family protein — protein MDVKDVISQARDVMTVKQVFADPYELDGVTVIPAARVRGGAGGGESTEDKGRGYGTGFGLDARPAGAFVVRDGKVSWVPAVDVNRVILLAPVVAATAALLARAVIR, from the coding sequence ATGGACGTCAAGGACGTGATCAGCCAGGCCAGGGACGTCATGACCGTCAAGCAGGTGTTCGCTGATCCCTACGAGTTGGACGGGGTCACCGTGATCCCCGCCGCACGTGTGCGTGGAGGCGCGGGCGGCGGCGAGTCGACCGAGGACAAGGGGAGAGGCTATGGCACAGGGTTCGGGCTGGATGCGCGGCCGGCCGGCGCCTTCGTGGTCCGCGACGGCAAGGTGTCATGGGTGCCGGCGGTCGATGTCAACCGGGTGATTCTCCTCGCCCCCGTCGTAGCCGCAACCGCAGCCCTGCTGGCGCGGGCGGTGATCCGGTGA